One window of Papaver somniferum cultivar HN1 chromosome 9, ASM357369v1, whole genome shotgun sequence genomic DNA carries:
- the LOC113313293 gene encoding uncharacterized protein LOC113313293 produces MTGSSNKQHLLRQLLDEDQEPFILKNYIDEKRYLLKRSSSLVLATKAHLQVKRRKPISEMRRKNSCFFSFHDSPDVKMSPLFSPIKSSPYRSPNINSNNTNNNKTLFVHIPSRTAALLLDAALRIQKQSVAKKPKNTGFGFFGTMLKRITNRKRKNLTLDNDEIKVSVKDILKWDSTNGRKRITDEMMEVTKAEDSDDEIRASDMGFSCSCNNSRVSSSAWSESNEEKSLDLETSSSRSDEDSDEDDFVEEHIRGDFCSTYEKEFCSSPFRFFLDNSSSPTGQITPEFRSPVSSPARLKKQVVESQEGELHCSGNDLEEDEKEQFSPVSVLEPQFEEDDDEQEEEEENDGSEMERSFANVHRARQQLLHKLRRFERLAELDPIELEKRIAEEEDAEEELYGSEGDDSEDEMVSDNYKGDSFVKQLLVETSLCTIIDGRIPSDMRRLVLDLMTEVEDEEECVMSPSVSPDDREMIMTNKLKKRLDSWKEVESNTIDMMVELDFRRESDKWRKNQEQVKETAIAIELDIFSYLVKELSEELVHSGHQNSL; encoded by the exons ATGACGGGTTCTAGTAATAAACAACATTTACTAAGACAGTTACTAGATGAAGATCAAGAACCATTTATATTGAAGAACTACATTGATGAGAAACGTTACTTACTCAAGAGATCATCATCATTGGTATTAGCGACCAAAGCACACTTACaggttaaaagaagaaaacccatttcagaaatgagaagaaaaaattcttgtttcttctcctttcatGATTCTCCCGACGTTAAAATGTCTCCTCTGTTTTCACCGATTAAAAGCAGCCCATATAGAAGTCCAAACATCAACAGTAATAATACCAATAACAATAAAACCCTTTTCGTTCATATCCCTTCTAGAACTGCTGCTTTATTACTTGATGCTGCTTTAAGGATTCAAAAACAATCTGTggcaaaaaaacctaaaaatactgGGTTTGGGTTCTTTGGTACGATGTTGAAGAGAATAACTAACCGAAAACGGAAGAATCTTACTCTGGATAATGATGAGATTAAAGTTTCTGTGAAGGATATTTTGAAATGGGATTCTACTAATGGCCGTAAGAGAATCACAGATGAGATGATGGAAGTTACAAAAGCAGAGGATTCGGACGATGAAATTAGGGCTTCTGATATGGGTTTTTCATGTTCTTGTAATAACAGTAGAGTTAGCAGCAGTGCTTGGTCTGAAAGTAATGAAGAAAAATCATTAGATTTAGAGACTTCTAGCAGTAGgtctgatgaagattctgatgaagatgattttGTGGAAGAACATATCAGAGGAGATTTTTGTTCTACATATGAGAAAGAATTTTGTTCAAGTCCATTTAGATTTTTTCTTGATAATTCTTCATCCCCTACCGGTCAAATTACACCGGAATTTAGGTCTCCGGTATCTTCCCCGGCTCGCCTCAAAAAGCAG GTTGTAGAGAGCCAAGAAGGAGAACTGCATTGCTCAGGAAATGActtggaagaagatgaaaaagaacaATTTAGTCCTGTCTCTGTTTTGGAACCTCAGTTCGAAGAAGATGACGAtgagcaagaagaggaggaagaaaatGATGGGTCCGAAATGGAACGTAGCTTTGCCAATGTTCACA GAGCAAGACAACAATTACTACACAAACTCCGCCGATTTGAGCGACTGGCTGAATTAGATCCTATCGAACTTGAAAAGAGAATCGCAGAGGAAGAGGATGCTGAGGAAGAACTATATGGCTCTGAGGGTGATGATAGTGAAGATGAAATGGTATCAGATAACTATAAAGGAGATTCGTTTGTTAAACAACTTCTGGTTGAAACAAGCTTATGTACAATCATTGACGGACGTATTCCTTCAGACATGAGAAGACTAGTTTTAGATCTAATGACTGAagtagaagatgaagaggaatgtGTGATGTCCCCATCGGTCTCACCCGACGACAGGGAGATGATAATGACGAACAAGCTAAAAAAAAGATTAGATTCGTGGAAAGAAGTTGAATCTAACACAATTGACATGATGGTTGAATTGGACTTCAGAAGGGAGAGTGACAAATGGCgtaaaaatcaagaacaagtgaAAGAAACAGCTATTGCAATCGAGTTGGACATCTTTAGTTACTTGGTGAAGGAGCTGTCAGAAGAACTTGTTCATTCTGGTCATCAGAATTCTCTATAG